GTTTCTCTCTTACTAAAATTTGGCACCAGCTAGTGTATCTATAATCATGAAATCGAGAAGAAAAATGTTCCTTACCCAAATATGTCATCAAATGAGTCTGTTGTAGTTGACTTTGGACTCTAAGCAGTTGTCCGCCATTGCGACGACACGTAATGTCAGCTTCATACACATTTTTAAGATCGTCAAAGTATTGGTAACACAAGGAAGCTTTCCTGTTCTGGTTGAAACCATCCATAGGTGGACAGGTACctgaagaatatatatatatatagaaagcgAATTTGGTGGTACGATGTTAGCAGGGTTTCTGTAAATTATCAAGTTATGATGGTTtacagaatgaaaaaaaaacaaccttctGATACAGTAAGAGTATAATAAACTGATATTTCACTTTGGTAGAACATTGTGGAGGTGGCATCCGTAAAGTTTTCGAAGGGATTTTTTACTTCCTAACGGATAGATCATAGCAGGATTACTAGCTCTGGAATACCATTTTAACAGGGAAATACATACTCAatatacaggtgctgctggaatgttgctacataaaaatgaaaaagttcaCAATCGGCAAGCTGAACTCTATCTCTTGTCATAAAGTTTTTTCTCTACCAACTTTTTAAACGCCTTTAAAACATTTTGCAATGAAGTCAGCTTTCATAAACAGAAGATATAGGGAATGGTGATCTAAATTTCAATTTGCtgtctttataaataaaaaaaaagctattattataatttttaataagaaAACTCACTTTCATAAACGTTATAGTATCGCCAACCCATATCATCTTTCCACTTCCCATTATTTCCCGGGATATTTACACTCATTAGTCGACATTCCGTGGTATTCTGACGGTAGAAATATGCCATACATGCTAAGTTCTGGAGGCAATGGAACGCACATTTTCTTATACTTTCCGTCTTAAATGTTCCGATAGAATTTTTATCCACGattttatttgtttggtttaaaTTCTCAATTGCAAAAATCGAACTTATCCCTGACTGGGAACAATAAATTGCCCGGGTATACAGAATTGTCCATACTAGAATCGTAGT
The window above is part of the Mytilus galloprovincialis chromosome 4, xbMytGall1.hap1.1, whole genome shotgun sequence genome. Proteins encoded here:
- the LOC143073085 gene encoding galactose-specific lectin nattectin-like, with protein sequence MMTITTILVWTILYTRAIYCSQSGISSIFAIENLNQTNKIVDKNSIGTFKTESIRKCAFHCLQNLACMAYFYRQNTTECRLMSVNIPGNNGKWKDDMGWRYYNVYESTCPPMDGFNQNRKASLCYQYFDDLKNVYEADITCRRNGGQLLRVQSQLQQTHLMTYLDFYNENLVYIQGNDSAKEGTWAFDDGQLMKYFNWSPTTPFGHDAKDHLAMNKASSYGWEETDGSTLGGFLCEKT